TGAGATTTCATGTGGTTTAGAATAAAGTCCAAAAAAGCCAATATAGCAATTTCTTCAGTTGTTGCATAGAACTAagatatgaaaggaaaaatgtgCAGGAATATAAGAGAATCATTACTAATGTCTCATTAATCCTCACATACCAATGTGCATTTTGTTAAGGGGAGAATGTATGCTTGGATAGTTCCATCTCATAAAGATCAAAAGCCCGGGTCATGAACCCAAACTTGGTTTATCCCTTCTCTGAAATGAAGACTGCTTTATTCCACAAATCTCTTTCTGAAGTTGTGTATTAGAGTATTTTTCCTTCCATGTTTAAAAACCACCTCAGGGCATTCAGTCTTTTTCCTTTACAAGTGTCTTTGCTTGTAGTAAGTGATCAATAACTATTTGATAGCTTcaacaaattcaataaaatgaagatataaatagAATTTGTTAGAATCAGAAAATATCTCATGTAATTAAATTAGACAATCTGTGAGTGGTATTTAAGTATTTACTGTGTAAAAGTATTTTTGCTCTTGATTTCAACATGTCCATTAGATACAATGTTAATTGGAAGAGCAATAACACTGTCCATTTTGGCTCTTGGCTTCTCATTGTAATGACCATATTGTTTGCTAGAACGAAAACAGGGATCACCGGTTTACAAAAAAGCCCATGTTTGAATTTCCAAAATTTCTTCTAGAAAGGGCCATTTCATCTACTAAAATGAGCCAGTGTACTCAAATATAACTCATCCACTATTCAAAAACTCTTAAGAGCTCATTATTGTGTTTCTTTTggtgaaaaacaaagcaaaagcttTCACCTGTGACAATGGAATAGCATTTATCCCTGGGGCAAACACAATGACTTTTTCTTGATAGGACCTGTTTTGTATTCTAACTACTAGTTTACTAGGGTAAACTGTAAGCTCTATTTACTTAAGAAACATGTGTTATCACCTTTAATTTCCCAGCATCTAGGACACAGCTGATAAACAACAGGTCCTTAAATGATTGAAATAAACAATGATGAAcagattaataattattttagtgtCTTTCTATTATATTTcccatattcttttattttccagcTGCTACCAGATTTGCATTTTCCAAATGATTATGACAAACATAACCACGAGGAATGGATTCCTACTCTTGGGGTTTTCTGATGATCGAAAACTGCAGATCTTGTATGCTTTGCTCTTCTTGGTGTTGTACCTAGTGGCTTTGACAGGAAACTTCATCATTATCACCATAACAACACTGGACCAGCACCTCCAATCTCCAATGTATTACTTCTTGAAGCAACTTTCCCTTCTTGACCTCTCCTTCATTTCTGTCACAGTCCCCCAGGCCATTGACAATTCACTGATGGATGATAACTATGTTTCATATGGCCAGTGCATACTGCAGGTTTTCTTCTTCACATCTTTGGCCTGGACTGAGGTAGCTATTCTTACAGTCATGTCTTATGACCGTTATACAGCCATTTGCTTCCCACTGCACTATGAGGTCATCATGGATCCCAGAAATTGTAGGTGGGCTGTGATAGCTGTGTGGGTGAGTGGAGGCATCTCAGGAATCTTATACACAGCAGCCACATTTTCTATCACATTCTGTAGGGTGAAAATAATACATCAATTTTTCTGTGATGTCCCCCAATTACTGAAGCTCTCCTGTTCCAATGATTACCTAGGAGTAATTGGAGTAGCTGCTTTTATGTCTGTGGTAGCTTTAGCCTGCTTTGTCTCCATTGCATTCTCCTATGTTCACATATTCTCCACAGTTCTAAGAATACCCTCTGCTGAAGGCCGCTCTAAGGTATTCTCCACCTGCCTGCCCCACCTCTTTGTTGtctcattttttctctctacAGGCATCTGTGCATATCTAAAACCAACTTCAGATTCTCCATCTGCATTTGACCTTATGGTATCTATCTTTTACACAGTGATACCCCCAACACTCAACCCTATTATCTATAGTCTGAGGAATGAGGCCATGAAGGGTGCGCTAAGAAACTTACTTTTGGACAGAAAATTCTCtgggaaaaaaacacttttgtCCTGTTGTTAGTGGTTCTTCATTATATGCAAGGAATTTTTTTGGCAATTGGATCCATCAATTTGtaaatttaatgaagaaattgCATTACTTTCTATAGATAaactatgtaaaataataatcatcattgaagaaacttttttcctaatttattgaACATTGtattcattgaaataattttttgtttttttttaattaagaaaaattgtaAACACATATGACCTTGTAATATAGGTccactacttctttttttaatcccagtacatatacacacaaacacatacttaCACAGACACACTAACAATCATAGCATGTTTTAAACACTTTTGTATAAATGGtattacaacaataaaaataaaaagtgataataTTTACCCACAGTTTCACCCACCAAACAAGtcaactattttcattttaatctatttaagtttaaatattcaccttaatttttatcttaatatataCCAATTTTGCATATTGGTTTAAATTTATAGGCCATTACTATGTTTAACCACATAGTTTTACTATGCTAATTTTCTTTAATGCAACATAATCAATTAAACTCatctgaaaatacaaataatcatttatctttttcaCATATActagttattttcaatttttatctctTATAGGTAATGCTGAAAGTTGaagttttcataatttcaaagTATTGGTTGTGGAGTCAAAGTGTACAAATTGTTC
Above is a genomic segment from Urocitellus parryii isolate mUroPar1 chromosome 8, mUroPar1.hap1, whole genome shotgun sequence containing:
- the LOC144256663 gene encoding olfactory receptor 14J1-like — translated: MIMTNITTRNGFLLLGFSDDRKLQILYALLFLVLYLVALTGNFIIITITTLDQHLQSPMYYFLKQLSLLDLSFISVTVPQAIDNSLMDDNYVSYGQCILQVFFFTSLAWTEVAILTVMSYDRYTAICFPLHYEVIMDPRNCRWAVIAVWVSGGISGILYTAATFSITFCRVKIIHQFFCDVPQLLKLSCSNDYLGVIGVAAFMSVVALACFVSIAFSYVHIFSTVLRIPSAEGRSKVFSTCLPHLFVVSFFLSTGICAYLKPTSDSPSAFDLMVSIFYTVIPPTLNPIIYSLRNEAMKGALRNLLLDRKFSGKKTLLSCC